The genomic stretch GGTGAGGCGTATTCGCCGATCATCACTTAACCGCCTTGAACCCGACATGCCTGACCATGGCGCCGGGATCGATCGGCTGGAGCGGCGTTGACAAATCCCGGGTTCGGGATTGAACCTTTCGAGGCGTTGTCGACACCCATGGTTGTCCAACGGGAGGCTTCCCCATGCTCACGCGCGCAACCGCATTCGCAGCTTTCAACCTCATCGCCTGGTTATCCCTCTTTGCCTGGGGATCCTTCGCGAATGCAGCCGAACAGAGCATTCCGGCCGGCGCCGAGGGCCAGATCGAGTTCAACGCACCGTCGGGCAACATTGGCTGCATCTACACGCCGAAAGGGGGCACGAGTACCTACGAGCCCAGGGATGGCGGCCCGGAACTAAGCTGCTCGCGCGTCGAGCCGAGTTACATCACCATCATCCTTGGCCCCAAGGGGCCGGCGACGCTGATCAAGAACCCCGGCGAACAGCCTTGCTGCAGCGATGTCACAAGGCTCGCCTACGGCAACAGCTGGAGCGCCGGGCCGTTTTCCTGCCAATCGTCAACGAAGGGTCTGGCCTGCGCGGCAATGAACGGCCATGGATTTTTCATCAGTAAGGCCAAGGTGACGGTGAAGTAGGCCTGTTCTTACCGCAGGCGATGGATCACCGGCCTCAGCCGACCTTGTCCAATTCGCCCCGAGCCTTCGCCGCCGCCACCTGGCGGATGGCATCCGCCAGCGTGTCGACGTCCTGAGCCCCCATCACGGCATATTTGCCTTCAAGCAGGAAGCACGGCACGCCCGATATGCCCATGCGCGACGCCGTGGCGATCTCGGTGCGCACCGCTTCGACATCGGCGTCGGTCGGCAAGAGCGTGGCGACCACGGACGCATCCATGCCGGCCTCGCGGGCGGCTTCGACCAACACGGCATGGTCGCCGATGTTGACCCCTTCCTCGAAATTCAACTGGAACAGGCGGCGGACCAGCCTGTTCTGCACGGCTTCCCCGGCAGCACCCGCCCAACGGATCAGGCGGTGGGCATCGAGCGTGTTCGGCGCCACCTTGATGGCATCGAAGGCAAAGGAAATGCCCTCTGCCTCGCCAAGCGGCTCGATACGGGCATGGATCTCGCGAATGCGCTCGTCGCTGCCGAACTTGGCCCGCATATACTCCCGGCGATTCTTGCCTTGCGACGGAATGGTCGGATCGAGCTGGAACGGCCGCCAGCGTATGTGCACATCGACATCCCCGGCCGCGGCAACCGCCTTGTCCAGCCGCTTCTGGCCAATAAAGCACCAGGGGCAGACGACATCCGACACCACGTCGACGGTTATGGCGGTCGCTTCGCTCATCTCGATCTCCGGATTTTCAGTTTGGTTTGCGCCACCATGTCGGCAGCTGATAGCCGAATATGGGCGTCTTCTTCGGATGTTCCAGATAATTCCAGTAAGCAAGCCACTGCTGCGTGTTGTACTGCATGGGCACCATGTAGTTGCCCGAGATCAGCAGCCGGTCGAGAACGCGAACGGCGGCGACGTAGTCCTCCTTCGAGCGGGCGCGCAGCATCGCTTCGATCGCCGCATCGACCGCCGGATCGGCAACGCCGGCGAGATTGAAAGAGCCTTCAGCCCTGGCCGCCTCGGAGCCCCAGCGCCCAAGCTGTTCGAAGCCTGGCGACAGTGAATTGTTGAAGCCGCTGGATCCGATCAGGGCCTCGAAATCGAAGCGCTGCTTGCGTGACTGGATCTGGTCGCCGTCGAGGCTGCGGATGCTGACGTTGATGCCGATCTTCTCCAGCGTGCGCTGATAGATGCCGGCCAGCCGCTCCTCGTCTTGCGAAGCGGTCAGGATCTCGAATGCGAAAGGTTTGCCGTCGGGATCGAGCATCGTACCGTCCTGCACGTGGTAACCGATGCTTTTCAGGAGATCGAAGGCTGCCTTCAACACCTTGCGATCCTGGCCCGAACCGTCGGTCACGGGCGGTTTCCAGGTGCCGTCCATGACGTCAGGCGGCACACGGCCGGGGTAGGGGGCGAGCAACGCCTTCTCCCTGTCGTCGGCAGGATGGCCGAGCGCGGAAAGCTCGGAGTTCTGCCAATAGCTCATCGTTCGGGTGTATTTGCCGCCGAACAGGTTCTTGTTCGCCCATTCGAAGTCGTAAAGCATGCCGAGCGCGCGCCGAACCACCGGATTGGAGAACTTCGGCAGCCTCGTGTTGAACAGGAAACCGCTCACCACCGGTGGAATGCCGGTGTCGAAGGTCTCGGAAACCACCTCGCCCCTGTGGAAGGCCGGGAAGTCCAGGTCGCGCTCCCGTTTGACCGGATCGCCGTCGTCGTCGATGGCGCAGAGGCCTTTCTTGAAAGCCTCGAGCTTGGCGTTGGCGTTGAGGAAATATTCGATGGTGATCTGGTCGTAATTGTCGAAGCCGCGCTTGGCCGGGACATCCTTGCCCCAATAATCGGGGTTGCGTTTGAACACGATGCGCTGGCCCGGCGCCACCTGGGCAATGGTGTAAGGTCCGCTGCCAATCAGCGGCTTCAGCGTTGTCTTGTCGAAAGTCTCCTTGTCGAAGGCATGTTTCGGCAGGATAGGCGTCAACGCGATGATCAGAGGCGTTTCACGATTGGCCTTGTCATTGAAGGTGAAGCGTACGCTGTGATCACCGGTCTTTTCAAGCTTGGCGATCAGGCTCATGCGTGCGTTGTAGGGCGGGCGGCCCTTGTCGGTGAAGACATCGTAGGTGAACAGCACATCCTCCGGCGTCACCGGCTCGCCATCCGACCACTTTGCATTGGGGTTGAGGTGGAATTCGATCGACTTGCGCTCGGCATCCATGTCCGCGCTGTCGGCGAGCAGGCCATAGAGACTGAAGGCTTCGTCGTAATTGCGCTGCATCAGCGGCTCGAAAACGAGGTTGCCGTAGGTCAGATCCATCATGCCGCGCGCCGTCGTGCGCAGGCTTTTCAGGATGAAGGGGTTGAGGTTGTCGAAGCTGCCGACGACACAATAGGTGATGTTGCCACCCTTCAGCGCATCGGGATTGACGTAGTCGAAATGGGTGTAGTCGGGCGGTAGCGCCGGCTCGCCCTGCATGGCGATGGCATGCTTCGGTTCCGACATGGCTGGTCGCAGCGAAAGGGTGAAAAGCGATATCGCGGTGATCAGCCAAACAAGAACGCGGCCCATGACCGTCTCCTTAACAGGTCGGCTTGATGATTCGGTGCGCACCCTAGCATGAGGCAGCTCGTTGCCGGCCAATCGTGTCATCAAGAATTACAAGTGAACGGGCTGGATTCGGCACCGCTTGCAGTGTAACACGCCGTCCGAAGTCATTCTGTTGCCTCATTTCGGCAACAGGTAGCTGGACCACACGGCGTAGAGAAGCCGGTTCCGGGATCATTTGAGAGGAAGTGCACGAGATGACGAGCCTGAACAGCAATGCGTACCGCCTTTCGGTCATGGCCGCGGGCGTGGTCGGCTTTCTGGGCGCGGGACTTCCCTCTGCTTCCGCACAGCAGCAGCAACAGATTCCACAGGGTTGGTTCAAGGCCTGCACCAAGCAGGAAGACGTCGATATCTGCAACGTCCAGAACATCGTCACTGCCGGCAACGGCCAGCTCGTCACCGGTGTCAGCCTGATCGAACTCAAAGGCAAGGTGAACCGCAAGGTGTTTCAGGTGACGGTCCCGACCGGCCGCCTGGTGCCTCCCGGTATCGGCCTGCAGATCGACACTGGCAAGGCGCAGAAGCTCGACTATGTCATCTGCTTCCCGGATCGTTGCGTGGCCGAAGTGCCGCTGACCGACCAACTGGTCGCCTCGTTCAAGAAGGGTCAGGGGATCACGCTGACCTCGATCAATTTCCAGAACCAGGCCAACCCGATCAAGATCGCGCTCCAGGGCTTCAGCGGCGCCTATGACGGCCCGCCGCTGCAGCAGTCGGACATCGAGGACCGGCAGAAGAAGCTGCAGGATTTCGTCGCCAAGAACAACCAGGACTTCGCCAAGAAGCTCAAGGACGAGCAGGACAAGGCCAAGACCGCCAACTGATCACCGGCTCGGCCACTGTGGAGGCAAAGAAAAAGCGGGGTCATGCCCCGCTTTTTTCGTGTCTGGCCCTGGCCTGGATTTTCCGGCTGGCCTGGATTTTCCGGGCGGCCGGCCGGAATGCCGCGAGGTCAGTGCCTTGACTGGCGTTTCGGCTCGTAGCGCCCATCCGGCCTCTTGTCGAACATCTCCTTGATCTGCGGGTGGCGGACCGGTTCGCCCGACCGATCCTCGAGCAGATTCTGCTCCGACACATAGGCGATGTATTCGGTTTCCGAATTCTCGGCGAGCAGATGGTAGAACGGCTGATCCTTGCGCGGCCGCACATCGGCGGGAATGGCTTCATACCATTCGTCGGTGTTGGCAAACTGCGGGTCGACGTCGAAAATGATGCCTCGAAACGGAAACAGCCGGTGGCGAACCACCTGTCCGATCGCAAATTTGGCTGTTTTCATCGTACTCACCACTGAATTCCTTGACTTTATTTGGCGCAGACTCCGAGTCAATTCAATCCCGAAGCGTCTGAGCGCCTTGAAGCTACGCAGAATGCCGCGCAAAGGTTTTGATTGACGTCGCGATGCCGCGATAAAATCCGCAAAATCGCTACTGCTGCCGCATGGGTTTTCGCAGGCCGCCCGCGAGTGCCGCAAAACCACTGCCGGGACGAAGCCCTTCGCGCATGAAGAAGGCGCGCAGCGGTGCAAAGACGCCGAGCACGCCGAGACCGGCGCCGCGTGCCATCTGCGCCGGCAGCATGTCGGAGAGCAGCGACATGTTGAGGAGGTTCACCGCGCTGCTGCGCGCCAGAATATCGGGCCGGCGCTTGAAATCGTAGGCGGCAAGGGCCTTGGCCGCGCCTGGATCTTCGCGATTTTCATTTGCGATTCCAACCAGATCGTCGATATCCCTGATGCCAAGGTTGAGGCCTTGCGCACCGATCGGCGGGAACACATGCGCGGCTTCCCCGACAAGCGCCACCCGGTCTCGCGCGAAACGCAGGGGCGTTACGGTCGAAAGCGGATAGATCTGGCGGCCCGGCTCCACCGTCACCCGACCCAGCATCGACTGCATCTGCTGCTCGACCCGCAGCGAGAGCGTTGCGTCATCCAGTGCCGCAAGTTCCTTGGCAGTCTCGGGCTTAACCACCCAGACGAGGCTTGAGCGATTGCCGGGCAACGGAACCTGCGTGAACGGACCGGTTTCCGTGTGGAACTCGGTCGAGGTGAAGGCATGTTCACGGCTATGGCCGAAATTGAGCACAAGCGCGGCCTGGGGATAGGCGTGTGAACCGGTCGAAATGCCCGCAGCCTCGCGCGCGGGCGACTGGCGTCCATCGGCGGCGACCGCCAGTGACACGCCGACCTCGCTGCCGTCGGCGAGGACGGCATGAGCCCGATCGGCATCGAGATGCCAGGTCCTCACCATCGACCTGCGCCATTCGATCCCGGAATGGGCGGCCACCTTGGCGGCAAGCGCGGGTCCAAGGACGCTGTTGGGCAGGTTCAGCCCGAACTGGTCCTCGTCGATCTCGCTGGCGCGGAAGGTGACGACGGGGCTGCGGATCAGCCGGCTCGTCGCGTCGACGATGCGCATGACTTTCAAGGGAGCGGCCTTGGGCCTGATGACTTCGAGAACCTCGAGCCGCTCAAGCACTTTCAGTGCAGGGTTCATCAGCGCCGTGGTGCGGCCATCTGGGGCCGATGCCTCAGGTCCGACCAGCGTCACCGGGAAGCCGGCATCGGCGAAAGCCAGCGCCGCGATCAGCCCTGCCGGCCCGGTGCCGGCAATCAGTATCGGCGCTGTTTCCTGATGCTCCAAGGTCGGGTTCCGGCTTGCGATGCGGGGCGGGCCACCAGGCCGGCCAGTCGATAAGCATATAGGTCAGTTCATGCGACTTGATCAACGCGGCGATTCGGCCCATTCGGGTATCATGACCGGCCACCAGGACGATTTCAGCCATCTCGACCGCGCCGGCCGCGCCACGGCTGACATCACGCGCAACCCACGTTTGACGGTCAATATCGTCGTCGGCGTAAGCATTCTGCTCGCCTGGCTGTTGTTGGCCACGATGGCGATTCGTGGCGCCGAGGCCGGGGGCAGCATGCCCGGCGACACTTTTCTGCGCGATCTGCCGCAGTTGCCGCTGCCCGATTTCCTGGAACGGTTCTTCGTGCTCTGCCTGTCGCCGGCGACGCTGGATGCCAGCGTCGTCCCGCGTGCCCTGGCGCTGATCCTGATGTGGTTCCTGATGGCGATCGCCGCAATGCTGCCATCCGCGGCACCGATGATCCGCACCTATTGCGAGATCGCCGATACGGCCCGGATCAAGGGCGAGCCGGTCGTCCATCCGCTGATGCTCGTTGCCGGCTATCTCGGCGTTTGGCTCGCCGCCTCGATGCTGTTTTCGGCACTAACGCTCTTCGTGCACGCATTCGCCGCGTCGGGTGAAATCTACGATCCGCTGCTTGGCATTGCCGGCGCGCTCGCACTGCTGGTCGCTGGCCTTTATCAGTTCAGCGGCCTCAAGGAAGCTTGCCTGACGAAATGCCGCAATCCGTTCTCGATCCTGTTTTCGAACTGGAGCACCAGACCGATCCGCGTCTTCCGGCTTGGCGCCGCGCAAGGCATCTGGTGCCTCGGCTGCTGCTGGGCGCTGATGCTGGTTATGTTCGCCGTCGGTGTGATGAACATCTTCTGGATGGCGCTGATCGGCCTGTTCACCCTGATCGAAAAACAGACCACGGGACGTCTTCCAACCCGGCTGGCCGGTGCGATACTGCTTGTCTGGGCAGCCGCGCTGCTAGTAATCTCGCTGTGAGTGGGGGAACTTCAATGACAGATCAGGGCTGGGCGATGAAAGGAGAGCTCGTACTCTCCTGCAATTGCACGGTTTTTTGCCCCTGCGTGCTGTCGCTTGGCAGTCACCCTCCGACCGAGGGCTATTGCCAGACCTGGGCGGGCTTCCGTATCGATGCCGGCCATTTCGGCGAAGTTGACCTGTCCGGCCTCAACCTTGGGCTGATCATGGAAATCCCCGGCTACATGAGCCGCGGCAACTGGACCGCCGGCCTCTTCATCGACAAACGCGCCTCGATCTACGCGGTCAAGGCCTTGACGAAGATCTTCACCGGCAAGGCCGGCGGAACCACATCGCTGCTGTCGATCCTGGTCGGAAAATTCCTGGGTGTCGAACAGGTGCCGATCACCTATGAGACACGGGACAAGACGCGTATCTTCCAGATACCGAAGATCATCGATGGCGCCGTCACCCCAATCGCGGGCAAGGATCGCGAGAAGGATACGGTGATCACCAATTCGGAATACTGGATTGCGCCGGAGATCATCGTGGCGAGGTCCGACAAGAGCAAGATGCGAGCCTTTGGCCGCAACTGGAATTTTGCCGGCCGCTCGGCCGAAATCTGCAAGCTGGATTGGCGGGGCCCGTGAGCAAGAACACATCGGCCAGGAACATGGCGGCACGGAAAGCCGCCAAGAAAATCACGGACCGGATTCCGCGACCGAAGAAGAAGGTCACCTGGCCGCAGGCGAGGGCGTTCTCGGTCCATCTGCTGACGGCGTCAGGCTCGTTCCTTGCCTTCCTGTCGCTGGTGGCGGCGAGTGAGGAACGCTGGACGGCGATGTTCTGGTGGCTCGGCCTGGCGCTGTTCGTCGACGGCATCGACGGACCCATCGCCAGGAAGCTCGAGGTCAAGGAAATCCTGCCGACCTGGTCGGGCGAACTGCTCGACAACATCATCGACTACGTGACCTATGTGCTGATCCCGGCCTTCGCGCTCTACCAGCGCGGCTTCATGGGCGAGGGCCTGTCGTTCCTGTCGGCGGCGATCATCGTCGTCTCCAGCGCGATCTATTATGCCGACACCGGCATGAAAACGAAGGAGAATTTCTTCAAGGGATTCCCTGTTGTCTGGAACATGGTGGTGTTCACGCTGTTCGTCATCGAACCGGGACAATGGGTGTCGTTCGCGGTGGTGGTGGTGGCCGGCATTCTGACGTTCGTCCCGATCAATTTCATTCATCCGGTGCGGGTCGTGCGGCTGCGGCCCATCAATCTCACAATGACCCTTCTGTGGTGCGCCTTCGGTGCGCTTGCCCTTGCCCAGGCGGCGCTCGCCGCCTTCTACGACCAGATCGGCGTCCTGGGCGAACAGGTCAGCACTTTCATCAAGATCGGCATCACCATTACCGGGCTCTACCTGGCCTGCATCGGTGGCATCATGCAGTTCTTTCCAAATCTCGGCGCCAAAAAGGCCTGATCAGCCGCTCCCAGAGGAATCCCAATCCATGTCCAAAGCCATCCGCATCCACGCCCATGGCGGCCCGGAAGTTCTGACCTATGAGGACACCGAACCCGGCCGGCCTGGTTCCGGACAGATCCTGGTCCGGCATACGGCCATCGGCCTCAACTTCATCGATGTCTATCATCGCTCCGGTCTCTATCCGCCGCCCGGCGGTTTTCCGCTCATTCCCGGCAGCGAAGCCGCCGGCGTCGTGCTGGAAGTCGGTGAGGGCGTCGACTGGCTGAAGCCGGGTGATCGGATCGCCTATTCGACTGGTGTCGGTGCCTATGCCGAGCAACGCGTCATCGCCGCCAGCCTCGTGGTCAAGATTCCAGAGGGCATCAGCGACGAGCAGGCGGCCGCGATGATGCTGAAAGGCATGACATCAGAATATTTGCTGCGCCGGACCTTCAAGGTGAAGGCGGGCGACACGATCCTGTTCCATGCGGCGGCCGGCGGCGTCGGGCTCATTCTGGGCCAGTGGGCGAAGCATCTGGGCGCAACCGTCATCGGCACGGCAAGCTCGACCGACAAGATCGAGCTCGCCAAGGCGCATGGTTTCGACCATGTCATCAATTACAGGGAGCAGGACTTCGTCGCCGGCGTCACGGCCATCACCGGCGGCAAGAAATGCGACGTCGTTTACGATTCGGTGGGCAATGACACGTTCCCGGCCTCGCTCGACTGCCTGAAGCCGCTCGGCATGTTCGTCAGTTTCGGTCAGTCATCGGGACCGATCCCGCCCTTCTCGATGTCGTTGCTGGCGCAGAAAGGCTCGCTGTTCGTCACCAGGCCGACGCTGTTCGTCTACAACGCAAAACGCGAGGACCTCGATGCCTCCGCGGCCGCGCTGTTCGAGGTGGTGCTGAGCGGCGCCGTCAAGATCCAGATCAACCAGCGCTATGCGCTGAAGGATGCGGGCAAGGCGCATGCCGACCTTGAGGGTCGCAGGACCACGGGGACGACCATTCTCATCCCTTAGTCCCGCCAGGCTTGCTATCCCTTGAATTTCCGCTGAAATTCTTGAAGCTCTTTCAAGACGCGTGCCGCTTTCCGTTGAGAGCCGGCGGCGCCTACCATGCTTGCGGGAACACAGAACATATCTGGTGAACCAGATGGGAGGCACTGTGAGTGCAAATCATGATGGGGCGAACCTGCTCGAGGTTCGCGGCCTGACCAAGATATTCGGCACGTTGACGGCGTGCGACCATATCGACCTCAACATCGCCAAAGGTGAAATCCACGCGCTGCTCGGCGAGAACGGCGCCGGCAAGTCGACGCTGGTCAAGATGCTGTTCGGCTCGCTGGAGCCCAATTCCGGCGAGATTTTCTGGAACGGCCAGGCGGTGCGGATCACCAGCCCGGGCGCTGCCAAGAAACTCGGCATCGGCATGGTGTTCCAGCATTTTTCACTGTTCGAGGCGCTGACCGCGGCCGAGAACATCGCGCTTTCCCTGGACGACGGCTCGCCGATCAGCAGCATCGCCGCGAAGGCGAGGGCGCTTTCCTACAGCTATGGCCTGCCGCTCGATCCGGACTCGCTTGTCGGCGATCTATCGGTCGGCGAACGCCAGCGCATCGAGATCATCCGCTGCCTGCTGCAGACGCCGCAACTCATCATCCTTGACGAGCCGACCTCGGTGCTGACGCCGCAGGAAGCCGACAAGCTGTTCGAGACGCTGGAGCGGCTGCGCTCGGAAGGCAAATCGATCCTCTACATTTCGCACCGGCTGGAAGAGGTCAAACGCATCTGCGACCGTGCCACCGTGTTGCGGCATGGCAAGGTGGTCGGTCACTGCAACCCGCGCGAGGAGACCGCCTCCTCGCTCGCCCGCATGATGGTCGGCAACGAGGTTCAGGCCGTGGTGCGGGCGCCGGTGGCGGGGATCGAAACCGCACAGCCGCTGCTCGAAATCCGAGGTCTCACCCGCAAACCGGCGACGCCGTTCTCCATTCCGCTCAAGAACATCAGCCTCAATGTCCGCGCCGGCGAGGTGATCGGCATTGCCGGTGTCGCCGGCAACGGCCAGGGCGAATTCTTCGAATCCGTCTCCGGCGAAGTGTTGCAACAGGATGCCGCCTCGGTGCGCATCCGCGGCAAGGATGCCGGCGGCCTCACCATCACCGGACGGCGCCTGCTGGGCGCCGCCTTCGTGCCGGAAGAGCGCCTCGGCCATGGTGCCGCACCGCGCATGAAACTCTCGGAAAACCTGCTTCTGTCGCGCCATGCCACCGACGGCAAGGCTTTTGTCGGCGCCGGCGGGATGGTCAAGAGCGGCGCCATCTACGCTGCCTCCCAACGTATCATCGAGGCGATGGACGTGCGCAAGAGCGCGCCGGATCCGGAAGCGGCGGCACTGTCCGGCGGAAACCTGCAGAAATTCATCGTCGGCCGCGAACTCGACCGGCGGCCAAGCGTCATGGTGGTGAACCAGCCGACCTGGGGCGTCGACGCCGGCGCCGCCGCCCATATCCGGCAGGCGCTGATCGAGCTGTCGCGCAGCGGATCGGCGGTGCTGGTGATCAGCCAGGATCTCGACGAGCTGTTCGAAATATCGGACGCGATCGCGGTCATGCACAATGGCGAACTGTCCAAGCCGATGCCGATCGCCGAAGCGACCTTCGAGAAGGTCGGCCTGCTGATGGGCGGCGCCGAACCCGGCCACGCCGAACACACGCTGGAGACGGCATGATGCGCCTCGAACTCGTCAAACGCCCGCAGCGCTCCGCGCTGTTTTCGGCCCTGTCGCCGTTCATCGCCTTCGCGCTGACGATCATCGCCGGGGCCATCATGTTCGCGCTGCTCGGGGTCAACCCGTTGACCGCGTTCCGGATCTATTTCGTCGAACCGGTCAGCCAGGTCTGGCAGCTGCATGAGCTGGCGATCAAGGCGGCGCCGCTGATCCTGATCGCGGTCGGCCTGTCGGTCTGCTACAAGGCCAACATCTGGAACATCGGCGCCGAGGGCCAGTTCGTCTTCGGCGCCATCTTCGGCTCCGCCATTCCGGTGCTGTTTCCGCAGTTCGAAGGGCCGCTGGTGCTGCCGCTGATGCTTTTGCTCGGCATGGTCGGCGGCGCGGCCTATGCGGCGATCCCCGCGTTTCTGAAGACCCGTTTCAACACCAACGAGATCCTGACCAGCCTCATGCTGGTCTATGTGGCCCAGCTCTTCCTCGACTGGCTGGTGCGCGGCCCCTGGCGCGATCCGCAGGGCCATGGTTTCCCACAGACGATCCAGTTCGGCGACTCCGCCGTGCTGCCTGAGTTGATGCCGGATGCCGGACGCGCCAACTGGGGCTTTGTCTTTGCGCTGGTTGCCGCGGTGCTAATCTCGATCCTGATGGGCAGCATGCTCAAGGGCTTCGAGGTGCGCGTGCTGGGCTCCAGCCCGCGGGCAGGGCGCTTCGCCGGCTTCGGCCTCAACCGAATGGTGTTCTTCGCCTTCCTGCTGTCGGGTGCGCTGGCCGGCCTTGCCGGCATTTCGGAAGTCTCCGGCGCCATCGGGCAATTGCAGCCGGTGATCTCGCCCGGTTACGGCTTCACCGCCATCATCGTGGCGTTCCTCGGCCGCCTCAATCCGCTCGGCATCATCGCCGCCGGCCTCGTACTGGCGTTGACCTATCTCGGCGGTGAGGCGGTGCAAAGCGCGCTCGGCATTTCCGACAAGGTGGCGCGGGTGTTCCAGGGCATGCTTTTGTTCTTCGTGCTCGGCTGCGACACGCTCATCCACTACCGCATCCGCCTGATCGGCCTGGCGCTGACGAAACAAGAAGGCGCGGCAAAGCTCGAAGCCGCGCCGAAGTTGAAGGAAGCCCGCTGATGGACATCACCGTCAACATCCTCCTGACCATCGCAACCGCCGCCACGCCGCTGTTGATCGCGGCGATCGGCGAACTGGTGGTCGAGCGCTCCGGCGTGCTCAATCTCGGTGTCGAAGGCATGATGATAATGGGCGCGGTCGGCGGCTTCGGGGCCGGCTATCTGACCGGCTCGCCCTGGATCGGCCTTTTGGCGGCGATCGCCATGGGGGCGGTGTTCTCACTGCTGTTTGCCGTCATGACGCTGTCGCTGGCCACCAACCAGGTGGCGACCGGCCTGTCGCTGACGCTGCTCGGCCTCGGCCTCTCCGGCATGATCGGCACCAGCTTCGTCGGCCAGCCCGGTGTCAGGCTGCCCAATCTCGACATTCCCGGCCTGAGCTCCATCCCGGTCGTGGGCAAGCTGCTGTTCGGCCAGGATCCGGTGTTCTACATCTCGATCGCGCTGACCGCCGCCGTCATGTGGTTCCTGTTCAAGACGCGCACCGGCCTCACGCTGCGCTCGATCGGCGACAGCCACACCTCGGCGCATGCGCTCGGCATCAAGGTCATCCGCTACCGCTATCTGGCGGTGATCTTCGGCGGCGCCTGCGCCGGTCTGGCCGGCGGCCATCTGTCGCTGGTCTACACGCCGCAATGGGTCGAGAACATGACCGCGGGCCGCGGCTGGATCGCGCTGGCGCTCGTGGTGTTCGCGTCGTGGCGGCCGTGGCGGGTGCTGGCTGGCGCCTACATCTTCGGCGCGGTGTGGATAGGCCAGCTTCATGCACAGGCTTTTGGCATTCCGGTGCCCTCGCAGATGCTTTCTTCTCTGCCCTATCTGGCAACCGTCGTGGTTCTCGTTCTAATCTCGCGCAACAAGCGTCTGACGATGATGAACACGCCGGCATCCCTGGGGCAGCCATTCGTTCCGGATCGTTGACAAAAACAAAAAGACGGGAAGCTCCAAGGCTTAACACAGAGAGGTAACACGATGAA from Mesorhizobium sp. 113-3-3 encodes the following:
- a CDS encoding quinone oxidoreductase family protein; the encoded protein is MSKAIRIHAHGGPEVLTYEDTEPGRPGSGQILVRHTAIGLNFIDVYHRSGLYPPPGGFPLIPGSEAAGVVLEVGEGVDWLKPGDRIAYSTGVGAYAEQRVIAASLVVKIPEGISDEQAAAMMLKGMTSEYLLRRTFKVKAGDTILFHAAAGGVGLILGQWAKHLGATVIGTASSTDKIELAKAHGFDHVINYREQDFVAGVTAITGGKKCDVVYDSVGNDTFPASLDCLKPLGMFVSFGQSSGPIPPFSMSLLAQKGSLFVTRPTLFVYNAKREDLDASAAALFEVVLSGAVKIQINQRYALKDAGKAHADLEGRRTTGTTILIP
- a CDS encoding ABC transporter ATP-binding protein; translation: MGGTVSANHDGANLLEVRGLTKIFGTLTACDHIDLNIAKGEIHALLGENGAGKSTLVKMLFGSLEPNSGEIFWNGQAVRITSPGAAKKLGIGMVFQHFSLFEALTAAENIALSLDDGSPISSIAAKARALSYSYGLPLDPDSLVGDLSVGERQRIEIIRCLLQTPQLIILDEPTSVLTPQEADKLFETLERLRSEGKSILYISHRLEEVKRICDRATVLRHGKVVGHCNPREETASSLARMMVGNEVQAVVRAPVAGIETAQPLLEIRGLTRKPATPFSIPLKNISLNVRAGEVIGIAGVAGNGQGEFFESVSGEVLQQDAASVRIRGKDAGGLTITGRRLLGAAFVPEERLGHGAAPRMKLSENLLLSRHATDGKAFVGAGGMVKSGAIYAASQRIIEAMDVRKSAPDPEAAALSGGNLQKFIVGRELDRRPSVMVVNQPTWGVDAGAAAHIRQALIELSRSGSAVLVISQDLDELFEISDAIAVMHNGELSKPMPIAEATFEKVGLLMGGAEPGHAEHTLETA
- a CDS encoding ABC transporter permease — protein: MMRLELVKRPQRSALFSALSPFIAFALTIIAGAIMFALLGVNPLTAFRIYFVEPVSQVWQLHELAIKAAPLILIAVGLSVCYKANIWNIGAEGQFVFGAIFGSAIPVLFPQFEGPLVLPLMLLLGMVGGAAYAAIPAFLKTRFNTNEILTSLMLVYVAQLFLDWLVRGPWRDPQGHGFPQTIQFGDSAVLPELMPDAGRANWGFVFALVAAVLISILMGSMLKGFEVRVLGSSPRAGRFAGFGLNRMVFFAFLLSGALAGLAGISEVSGAIGQLQPVISPGYGFTAIIVAFLGRLNPLGIIAAGLVLALTYLGGEAVQSALGISDKVARVFQGMLLFFVLGCDTLIHYRIRLIGLALTKQEGAAKLEAAPKLKEAR
- a CDS encoding ABC transporter permease; protein product: MDITVNILLTIATAATPLLIAAIGELVVERSGVLNLGVEGMMIMGAVGGFGAGYLTGSPWIGLLAAIAMGAVFSLLFAVMTLSLATNQVATGLSLTLLGLGLSGMIGTSFVGQPGVRLPNLDIPGLSSIPVVGKLLFGQDPVFYISIALTAAVMWFLFKTRTGLTLRSIGDSHTSAHALGIKVIRYRYLAVIFGGACAGLAGGHLSLVYTPQWVENMTAGRGWIALALVVFASWRPWRVLAGAYIFGAVWIGQLHAQAFGIPVPSQMLSSLPYLATVVVLVLISRNKRLTMMNTPASLGQPFVPDR